One window of the Camelina sativa cultivar DH55 chromosome 1, Cs, whole genome shotgun sequence genome contains the following:
- the LOC104726243 gene encoding lysine-rich arabinogalactan protein 17-like: protein MESNKTFRIIVIVTVSTLATIFITPVESKYVGARSLLHVFPPSESESRSPAPAPGQEVMNPITSPAYSPADETDIDSPAASPEAPTPAAETDIDSPADSPEAPTPAETDIDSPVASPEAPTPAELDIDSPAASPEDSNPPSEEDDLETSSSPSPSALSGYVKLLKG from the coding sequence atggagtCGAATAAAACCTTTCGGATTATCGTGATCGTCACGGTTTCTACTTTGGCCACGATCTTTATAACCCCCGTAGAATCCAAATACGTCGGCGCGAGATCCCTACTCCATGTGTTTCCACCTTCCGAATCAGAATCTCGATCTCCTGCACCAGCTCCCGGACAAGAAGTTATGAATCCGATCACTAGTCCGGCTTATTCTCCGGCTGATGAGACAGATATTGACTCTCCCGCGGCATCACCTGAAGCTCCCACCCCGGCGGCTGAGACAGATATAGACTCTCCCGCGGACTCACCTGAAGCTCCCACCCCGGCTGAGACAGACATCGACTCTCCCGTGGCATCACCTGAAGCTCCCACTCCGGCGGAGTTAGACATCGACTCCCCCGCGGCGTCACCAGAGGACTCGAATCCACCGTCTGAGGAAGATGATCTcgagacttcttcttctccttctccatctgcACTATCTGGNTATGTAAAGTTACTAAAGGGATAA
- the LOC109129690 gene encoding predicted GPI-anchored protein 58 produces MESNKTFRIIVIVTVSTLATIFITPVESKYVGARSLLHVFPPSESESRSPAPAPGQEVMNPITSPAYSPADETDIDSPAASPEAPTPAAETDIDSPADSPEAPTPAETDIDSPVASPEAPTPAELDIDSPAASPEDSNPPSEEDDLETSSSPSPSALSGIDVLSSAKNILNTPLLSPEIKTICGKTDFPPLCESSVSPLLTAQLKPDVSSVLVLAIQASINATKAAMAIVEKVAADDCKELYDDALANLEDATNAVKSRDIATVNTNLSAAMTDYSTCNDGFEEAGEPNPLADVGGKLTKMVSNCLAISTLIK; encoded by the coding sequence atggagtCGAATAAAACCTTTCGGATTATCGTGATCGTCACGGTTTCTACTTTGGCCACGATCTTTATAACCCCCGTAGAATCCAAATACGTCGGCGCGAGATCCCTACTCCATGTGTTTCCACCTTCCGAATCAGAATCTCGATCTCCTGCACCAGCTCCCGGACAAGAAGTTATGAATCCGATCACTAGTCCGGCTTATTCTCCGGCTGATGAGACAGATATTGACTCTCCCGCGGCATCACCTGAAGCTCCCACCCCGGCGGCTGAGACAGATATAGACTCTCCCGCGGACTCACCTGAAGCTCCCACCCCGGCTGAGACAGACATCGACTCTCCCGTGGCATCACCTGAAGCTCCCACTCCGGCGGAGTTAGACATCGACTCCCCCGCGGCGTCACCAGAGGACTCGAATCCACCGTCTGAGGAAGATGATCTcgagacttcttcttctccttctccatctgcACTATCTGGAATCGACGTTTTGAGTTCGgccaaaaacattttgaatacgCCATTGTTGTCTCCGGAGATCAAAACCATCTGCGGCAAAACCGACTTCCCTCCGTTATGCGAATCCTCCGTTAGTCCTCTGTTAACCGCTCAGCTGAAACCAGACGTTTCCTCCGTCCTCGTTCTCGCGATCCAAGCTTCGATCAACGCCACCAAGGCGGCGATGGCCATCGTAGAAAAAGTAGCCGCGGATGATTGCAAGGAGCTGTACGACGACGCCCTTGCAAATTTGGAAGACGCGACTAACGCCGTTAAGTCACGTGACATTGCCACCGTTAACACTAATTTGAGCGCGGCGATGACGGACTACAGCACGTGCAACGACGGCTTCGAGGAAGCGGGAGAGCCTAACCCGTTGGCTGACGTGGGCGGTAAGCTTACGAAGATGGTTAGTAACTGTCTCGCTATCTCTACGTTGATCAAGTGA
- the LOC104726330 gene encoding uncharacterized protein LOC104726330, whose product MIMEGSQGSASSTLASFSGRRRRSALPRRPRYIKGCLHSFTFLPPSTQADTALTKQANSSFRNANSLCGSVSENPLKLKLKLGGVTRTIQTNSEDDRQKPLQNKVNGNVPERRHGQKTLFLKEIHHQSRGYKSETVNDGASMSDKSKRGLKIRVLDPEPDSDDDGDEEIRYLEKLKSKRVRDPQEGKESEGSRRLHSNNGHGMEDTEQFSSDKLAVSERKKLRMGMVDSLPAGASGQIPTTTRTRALQSGKDPYSVIGSGPLEFPDGLPCPSSKRQKQKLSEVEQQSKKAEAAQRRRMQSEKAAQEAEAEAIRKILGQDSGRKKKEEKMKRQQEERAQEKAARSSTLASNTIRLVIGPSGTTMTFSEDIGLPDIFKPITYSYPPPREKCVGPNCEKEYKYRDSKTKLPLCSLGCYKAIQDKIEQPLIHC is encoded by the exons ATGATTATGGAAGGCTCTCAAGGTTCTGCTTCTTCTACTTTAGCTAGTTTCTCCGGCAGGAGAAGGAGAAGCGCTTTGCCTCGTCGACCACGCTATATCAAAGGGTGCTTGCATAGTTTCACCTTTTTGCCACCTTCAACACAGGCAGACACTGCTCTTACTAAACAAGCTAACTCTAGTTTTAGGAACGCCAATAGTCTCTGTGGGTCTGTGAGTGAGAACCCACTGAAACTGAAGCTTAAGCTTGGAGGTGTTACACGAACGATCCAAACCAACTCTGAG GATGACCGACAAAAGCCATTACAGAATAAGGTTAATGGCAATGTACCAGAGCGCAGACATGGTCAGAAAACACTTTTTTTAAAGGAGATTCATCATCAATCTAGAGGATATAAGTCTGAGACTGTGAATGATGGTGCATCCATGTCCGATAAGAGCAAACGTGGTCTTAAGATACGCGTTTTGGATCCAGAACcagacagtgatgatgatggagacGAGGAAATCAGATACCTCGAGAAGTTGAAGTCTAAAAGGGTCAGGGACCCTCAGGAAGGTAAAGAGAGTGAAGGAAGCAGAAGGTTACACAGCAATAATGGTCATGGCATGGAAGACACAGAACAATTCTCATCTGACAAACTTGCTGTATCCGAAAGAAAAAAGCTAAGAATGGGAATGGTTGACTCGCTTCCGGCAGGAGCAAGTGGACAAATTCCTACAACAACACGTACTCGGGCTCTCCAATCAGGAAAAGATCCATATTCTGTCATCGGGTCGGGACCTCTTGAATTCCCTGATGGCTTACCTTGTCCCTCATCTAAAA GACAAAAACAGAAGCTTTCTGAGGTGGAGCAACAATCCAAGAAGGCCGAAGCTGCACAGAGACGGCGAATGCAGTCCGAGAAGGCTGCCCAAGAAGCTGAG GCTGAAGCTATCAGGAAAATACTGGGGCAAGATTctgggagaaagaaaaaagaggagaagatgaaaagacAACAGGAAGAACGAGCTCAG GAGAAAGCTGCAAGATCAAGCACACTTGCATCAAACACTATCAGATTGGTTATTGGTCCAAGTGGAACAACAATGACATTTTCTGAAGACATTGGTCTTCCGGATATCTTCAAGCCGATCACGTACAG TTATCCTCCTCCGCGTGAGAAATGTGTGGGACCAAATTGCGAGAAAGAGTACAAGTACAGGGATTCAAAGACGAAGCTACCATTATGCAGTCTCGGATGTTACAAGGCCATTCAAGACAAGATAGAACAACCACTGATTCATTGCTAA